One window of the Luteolibacter rhizosphaerae genome contains the following:
- a CDS encoding substrate-binding domain-containing protein, whose amino-acid sequence MSGSPMPSRGSLVVECVRVMKLRIEGGEWGKLLPGERRLAEALQVGRDTIRLALLQLEREGVLQEADAGARRRIIGVRPAAVKAKALRIGMLAHRRLEQLPQPVLLEVDDIRRALADKGGSLEVFSPSWYEQRSPAKRLAVLLEEEPCSAWILLRSSAAVQQWFMERRVPCLIRGYPHPGVELPHLDVDWQATARHAAGQLWRMGHRRVVVLSPSEPLKGVEAAVRGVMELGEPGFHATVQVENGTSAGIGKVLTRALQMKEAPSAIIATRPRQAATALTWLASQGIRVPQHLSLVTLAWEPFLDHLVPEITGYRADTDAVAKLVVRRLERLAAGDPNPGGNVWITPELVPGASVARVK is encoded by the coding sequence ATGTCCGGATCACCCATGCCATCGCGCGGAAGCCTCGTGGTGGAATGCGTGCGGGTGATGAAGTTGCGGATCGAGGGCGGGGAGTGGGGGAAGCTGCTTCCCGGCGAGCGGCGCTTGGCCGAGGCCTTGCAGGTGGGGCGGGACACGATCCGTCTGGCGCTGCTGCAACTGGAGCGGGAGGGCGTCTTGCAGGAGGCGGATGCCGGGGCGCGGCGGCGGATCATCGGGGTGCGTCCGGCGGCGGTAAAAGCGAAGGCGCTGCGGATTGGGATGCTGGCGCACCGGCGGCTGGAGCAACTGCCGCAGCCGGTGTTGCTGGAGGTGGATGACATCCGGCGCGCGCTGGCGGACAAGGGTGGATCGCTCGAGGTGTTCTCGCCGTCGTGGTATGAGCAGCGAAGTCCGGCGAAGCGGCTGGCAGTGCTGTTAGAAGAGGAACCGTGCAGTGCCTGGATCCTGCTGCGTTCAAGCGCGGCGGTGCAGCAGTGGTTCATGGAGCGGCGAGTGCCCTGCCTGATCCGTGGCTATCCACATCCGGGAGTGGAGCTGCCGCATCTGGATGTCGACTGGCAGGCGACGGCGCGGCATGCAGCCGGGCAGTTGTGGCGGATGGGTCACCGGCGGGTGGTGGTGCTTTCTCCCTCCGAGCCGTTGAAGGGTGTGGAGGCGGCGGTGCGCGGGGTGATGGAGCTGGGCGAGCCGGGATTTCATGCGACGGTGCAGGTGGAGAACGGGACGAGTGCGGGGATTGGCAAGGTGCTGACACGGGCGCTGCAGATGAAGGAGGCGCCGAGCGCGATCATCGCGACGCGGCCGCGGCAGGCGGCGACGGCGTTGACGTGGCTGGCTAGCCAAGGGATCCGCGTGCCGCAGCATCTGAGTTTGGTGACCTTGGCGTGGGAGCCTTTCCTCGATCATCTCGTGCCTGAGATCACGGGGTATCGCGCGGACACGGATGCGGTGGCGAAACTGGTGGTGCGGCGGCTGGAGCGGCTGGCCGCCGGAGATCCGAATCCGGGCGGGAACGTGTGGATCACGCCCGAGCTGGTGCCCGGTGCCTCGGTGGCCCGGGTGAAGTGA
- a CDS encoding DUF4174 domain-containing protein, which translates to MKAVPILILGLTSTIFASSLEDFRWKKRILVVTQSDESIGKQLREGKAGLAERDVEIFVLQGEAGIGKVPDKELATQLRERFRPEKGKPEIILIGKDGKTVLRWEADKFTPSDLFAKVDAMPMRKDEMRKE; encoded by the coding sequence ATGAAAGCTGTGCCGATTCTGATCCTCGGGCTGACCTCCACGATCTTTGCAAGTTCCTTGGAGGACTTCCGTTGGAAGAAACGGATACTGGTGGTGACGCAGTCAGACGAGTCGATCGGGAAGCAGCTCCGGGAAGGGAAGGCTGGCTTGGCAGAACGCGATGTGGAGATCTTCGTTCTTCAGGGAGAAGCTGGGATTGGCAAGGTCCCCGATAAAGAGCTCGCGACTCAACTCCGCGAGCGCTTTAGGCCGGAGAAGGGAAAGCCAGAAATTATTCTGATCGGTAAAGACGGCAAGACAGTGCTACGATGGGAGGCTGACAAGTTCACCCCCTCTGATCTTTTCGCCAAGGTCGATGCGATGCCGATGAGGAAAGATGAGATGCGAAAGGAGTGA
- the hrpA gene encoding ATP-dependent RNA helicase HrpA: protein MMPGTLPPLNYPESLPVVGMRGEIVAAIRANPVVVVVSETGSGKTTQLPKMVAEALEGSTRKIGCTQPRRIAAASVSKRVAEELKTPLGSFVGYQVRFEDKISKETRVKFMTDGILLAETQGDPELRQYDALILDEAHERSLNIDFLLGYLKRLLERRKDLKVVISSATLDAGSFAAFFNGAPVLQAEGRTFGVEEFFLPPDEDEELARQVPRAVDWLTDVDPNGDVLVFLPGEREIRDCADALDGRKYRNTEILPLFARLGLGDQQRIFNPGSRRRIILATNVAETSLTIPGIVSVVDSGLARVSRWSPGRGVQRLQIEEVSQASARQRKGRCGRVREGVCVRLYSEENLAERAEFTDPEIRRSSLAGVILRMKSLGLPDIEEFPFLDPPAPKAISEGYRTLREVGALDKDKQLTEAGRMMARMPVDPRLARMLLEARHEHCLAEILPIVAGLESNDPKERPAEKTKEADAAHARWKDAESDFRGMLRLWLDVQRFREGRGWKRNQLRKYCGEAFLNYRRVQEWANVHDELKELVERELRWQVKPLAGSTEKSAAYDNFHRALLAGVPRQFGLWDRDERAYRSASGGHFAVFPGSGLFGGKKWDWVMAMELVDTTRLWARRVARIDPAWVEKVAPHLCTSRYGEGYWDEQQGAVYAKETVTCGGLPIVAGRRVHYGRIDPAGARRIFVAEGLMQGKVRGKSRALERLASLKEEIEGIEQKLRRPGGLWSEEAILDFFESRLPGNMHTTKAWLDWQAKHEDSVMPGAGDVVLEDLEALDLEGYPDWLGHAGEEYALYYRTAPGERDDGVTLGVHIDQLPRLPEWLPGWGVPGDMAWRVEWMIRSLPKDLRRECQPVAEAAQGFADEWRYKEADAALEVRLAQYLTKFSGYEITPRSFDIERMPEELVTKVWVCDDEERELAFGKDVRALQAKLGKVVTDRFEAAANAEWERRGMKEWTEGEVPERVETPAGPAYPALIDEGSSVGVKAFLNPAEAAESHRAGQVRLLMLAQADQVNYLKKKYPLGLMAKVELPRMGTSMDDLIALAGEGALGGKRYASPQDFAAKLKDAKGRWFEAATAISKSLDASFEAVGPVRQWIHDNRKDRHLAAVATDLEEELTWLLRSRFVWRAGYLRMRSHDRYLRGMRSRLGRIASLPLVKDLEKMERVRKYWQPWFIAWTKRPEDPGLWEYGWLLEEFRLSLFAPDIPVEMKVSEKRLSEGFPL, encoded by the coding sequence ATGATGCCGGGTACGCTGCCGCCGCTGAATTATCCCGAAAGCTTGCCGGTGGTCGGCATGCGGGGGGAGATCGTGGCGGCGATCCGGGCGAATCCGGTGGTGGTGGTGGTGAGCGAGACGGGCTCCGGGAAGACGACGCAGCTGCCGAAGATGGTGGCGGAGGCGCTGGAGGGCTCGACGCGGAAGATCGGGTGCACGCAACCGCGGCGGATCGCGGCGGCGAGCGTGTCGAAGCGGGTGGCGGAGGAGCTGAAGACGCCGCTGGGGAGCTTCGTGGGCTACCAGGTGCGCTTCGAGGACAAGATCTCGAAGGAGACGCGGGTGAAATTCATGACGGACGGGATCCTGCTGGCGGAGACGCAGGGGGATCCGGAGCTGAGGCAGTATGATGCGCTGATCCTGGACGAGGCGCACGAGCGCTCGCTGAACATCGACTTCCTGCTGGGGTATCTGAAGCGGCTGTTAGAGCGACGGAAGGACCTGAAGGTGGTGATCTCCTCGGCGACGCTGGATGCGGGGTCCTTCGCGGCGTTCTTCAATGGCGCGCCGGTGCTGCAGGCGGAGGGCAGGACTTTCGGAGTGGAGGAGTTTTTCCTGCCGCCGGATGAGGATGAAGAGCTGGCGCGGCAGGTGCCACGGGCGGTGGATTGGCTGACGGATGTGGATCCGAACGGCGATGTGCTGGTCTTCCTGCCGGGGGAGCGCGAGATCCGCGACTGTGCGGATGCGCTGGACGGGCGGAAGTATCGGAACACGGAGATCCTGCCGCTCTTCGCGCGGCTGGGACTGGGGGACCAGCAGCGGATTTTCAATCCGGGATCGCGGCGGCGAATCATCCTGGCGACGAACGTGGCGGAGACTTCGCTGACGATCCCGGGGATCGTCAGCGTGGTGGATAGCGGGCTGGCGCGGGTGAGCCGGTGGAGTCCGGGTCGCGGGGTGCAGCGCTTGCAGATCGAGGAGGTATCGCAGGCAAGTGCGCGGCAGCGGAAGGGGCGCTGCGGCCGTGTGCGGGAGGGGGTGTGCGTGCGGCTCTACTCGGAAGAGAATCTGGCGGAGCGGGCGGAATTCACGGATCCGGAGATCCGGCGGAGTTCGCTGGCGGGAGTGATCCTGCGGATGAAATCGCTGGGGCTGCCGGACATCGAGGAGTTTCCCTTCCTAGATCCGCCGGCACCGAAGGCGATCTCCGAGGGTTATCGTACTTTGCGCGAGGTGGGGGCGCTGGACAAGGACAAGCAGCTGACGGAAGCCGGCCGGATGATGGCTCGGATGCCGGTGGATCCGCGGCTTGCGCGGATGCTGTTAGAGGCGCGTCACGAACATTGCCTGGCGGAGATCCTGCCGATCGTGGCGGGCTTGGAATCGAACGATCCGAAGGAGCGTCCGGCGGAGAAAACGAAGGAGGCGGATGCGGCGCATGCGCGCTGGAAGGATGCGGAGAGCGACTTCCGCGGGATGCTGCGGCTGTGGCTGGATGTGCAGCGTTTCCGCGAGGGGCGGGGCTGGAAGCGCAACCAGCTGCGGAAGTATTGCGGCGAGGCTTTCCTGAATTACCGGCGGGTGCAGGAGTGGGCGAACGTGCATGACGAGCTGAAGGAGCTGGTGGAGCGCGAGCTGCGCTGGCAGGTGAAGCCGCTGGCAGGGAGCACCGAGAAATCGGCGGCGTATGATAATTTTCACCGGGCGCTGCTGGCCGGGGTGCCGCGGCAGTTCGGGCTATGGGATCGTGATGAGCGGGCGTATCGCAGTGCGAGCGGCGGGCACTTCGCGGTGTTCCCGGGGTCCGGGCTTTTCGGCGGGAAGAAGTGGGACTGGGTGATGGCGATGGAGCTGGTGGACACGACGCGGCTGTGGGCGCGGCGGGTGGCACGGATCGATCCCGCGTGGGTGGAGAAGGTGGCGCCGCACCTGTGCACGAGCCGCTATGGCGAGGGCTATTGGGACGAGCAGCAGGGGGCGGTGTATGCGAAGGAGACGGTGACCTGCGGCGGTCTGCCGATCGTGGCGGGCCGGCGGGTGCACTACGGGCGGATCGATCCGGCGGGGGCGCGGCGGATCTTCGTGGCGGAGGGGCTGATGCAGGGGAAGGTGCGCGGGAAGTCGCGGGCGCTGGAGCGACTGGCGTCGCTGAAGGAGGAGATAGAGGGGATCGAGCAGAAGCTGCGTCGGCCGGGAGGCTTGTGGAGCGAGGAGGCGATCTTGGATTTCTTCGAGAGCCGCTTGCCGGGGAACATGCACACGACGAAGGCGTGGCTCGACTGGCAGGCGAAGCATGAGGACAGCGTGATGCCGGGGGCGGGAGATGTGGTGCTGGAGGATCTGGAGGCGCTGGATCTGGAGGGGTATCCGGATTGGCTGGGGCATGCGGGGGAGGAGTATGCGCTCTACTATCGAACGGCTCCGGGCGAGCGAGACGATGGGGTGACGCTGGGCGTGCACATCGATCAATTGCCGCGGCTGCCCGAGTGGCTGCCGGGCTGGGGGGTTCCGGGCGACATGGCGTGGCGGGTGGAGTGGATGATCCGCTCGCTGCCGAAGGATTTGCGTCGCGAGTGCCAGCCGGTGGCGGAGGCGGCGCAGGGATTCGCGGACGAGTGGCGCTACAAGGAAGCGGATGCCGCGCTGGAAGTACGATTGGCGCAGTATTTGACGAAGTTTTCGGGATACGAAATCACGCCGCGGAGCTTCGACATCGAGAGGATGCCGGAGGAACTGGTGACGAAGGTGTGGGTGTGCGATGATGAGGAGCGTGAGCTGGCATTCGGCAAGGATGTGCGGGCGCTGCAGGCGAAGCTGGGGAAGGTGGTGACGGATCGCTTCGAGGCGGCGGCGAATGCGGAGTGGGAGCGGCGCGGGATGAAGGAGTGGACGGAGGGGGAGGTGCCGGAGCGGGTGGAGACACCGGCGGGTCCGGCTTATCCGGCGTTGATCGACGAGGGGAGCTCGGTGGGGGTGAAGGCGTTTTTGAATCCGGCGGAGGCGGCGGAGTCGCACCGGGCCGGGCAGGTGCGCTTGCTGATGCTGGCGCAGGCGGATCAGGTGAATTACTTGAAGAAGAAGTATCCGCTGGGGCTGATGGCGAAGGTGGAGCTGCCGCGGATGGGGACATCGATGGATGACCTGATCGCGCTGGCGGGCGAGGGGGCGTTGGGCGGGAAGCGGTATGCGAGCCCGCAGGATTTCGCGGCGAAGCTGAAGGATGCGAAGGGGCGTTGGTTCGAGGCGGCGACGGCGATTTCGAAATCGCTGGATGCGAGCTTCGAGGCGGTGGGGCCGGTGCGGCAGTGGATCCATGACAATCGGAAGGACCGGCATCTGGCGGCGGTCGCGACGGACTTGGAGGAGGAGCTGACGTGGCTGCTGCGGTCACGCTTCGTGTGGCGTGCGGGGTATCTGCGGATGCGCTCGCATGACCGCTACTTGCGCGGGATGCGGTCGCGACTGGGGCGGATTGCGAGCCTGCCGCTGGTGAAGGATTTGGAGAAGATGGAGCGGGTGCGGAAGTATTGGCAGCCGTGGTTCATCGCGTGGACGAAGCGTCCGGAGGATCCGGGGCTGTGGGAGTATGGCTGGCTGCTGGAGGAGTTCCGGCTGTCGCTTTTTGCTCCCGATATCCCGGTGGAGATGAAAGTATCCGAGAAGCGTCTGAGCGAGGGGTTCCCGCTTTGA
- a CDS encoding ADP-ribosylglycohydrolase family protein, with protein sequence MTTFAAAYQGSLAADALAMPVHWYYNREWLRRDYGVVDRFVAPRNPHPEGYMQKLRWEPLNEKADIMHEEARYVGQKEIHYHQHLKGGENTLNFRLAAELYRWVIDRGDYDVDAWLEHYLILMLMPGWNKDTYIEECHRNFFASYAEGKPPRECGVADKHIGGLAAVPALLAALEVTDPSLSLESLCGIVRVHVGLTHPHEETLRAAVTLVKVLYAIKRGASVREAIRLEAADWLRAEEIEGWIAAGEEDNHVVGERFSSACYVEDSVPSSLYLAWKYHDDFKAGLVANAMAGGDNCHRGAFVGSVLAAGCGGSLLDFSVQFSGKAG encoded by the coding sequence ATGACGACTTTTGCGGCGGCTTATCAGGGTTCCCTCGCTGCGGATGCGCTGGCGATGCCGGTGCATTGGTACTACAACCGGGAGTGGCTGCGGCGGGATTACGGGGTGGTGGACCGATTCGTGGCGCCGCGGAATCCGCATCCGGAGGGCTACATGCAGAAGCTGCGCTGGGAGCCGCTGAACGAGAAGGCGGACATCATGCACGAGGAGGCGCGCTATGTGGGGCAGAAGGAGATCCATTATCACCAGCACCTGAAGGGCGGGGAGAACACGCTGAACTTCCGGCTGGCGGCGGAGCTTTACCGCTGGGTGATCGATCGCGGGGACTACGATGTGGATGCGTGGCTGGAGCACTACCTGATCCTGATGCTGATGCCGGGTTGGAACAAGGATACCTACATCGAGGAGTGCCACCGGAATTTCTTCGCGAGCTATGCGGAGGGGAAACCGCCGCGGGAATGCGGGGTGGCTGACAAGCACATCGGGGGATTAGCCGCGGTGCCGGCTCTGCTGGCAGCGCTGGAGGTGACGGATCCAAGTCTATCGCTGGAGAGCCTGTGCGGGATCGTGCGGGTGCACGTGGGGCTGACGCATCCGCATGAGGAGACGCTGCGGGCGGCGGTGACGCTGGTGAAGGTGCTGTATGCGATCAAGAGGGGAGCGAGCGTGCGGGAGGCGATCCGGCTGGAGGCGGCGGATTGGTTGAGGGCGGAGGAGATCGAGGGGTGGATCGCGGCGGGGGAGGAGGACAACCATGTGGTGGGGGAGCGGTTCAGCTCGGCGTGCTATGTGGAGGATTCGGTGCCTTCCTCGCTGTATCTGGCGTGGAAGTATCATGATGATTTCAAGGCGGGGCTGGTGGCGAACGCGATGGCGGGGGGGGACAATTGCCATCGGGGGGCGTTTGTGGGGAGTGTGTTGGCGGCGGGGTGTGGGGGAAGTTTGCTAGATTTCAGTGTTCAGTTTTCAGGAAAGGCAGGGTGA